Part of the Oncorhynchus tshawytscha isolate Ot180627B linkage group LG23, Otsh_v2.0, whole genome shotgun sequence genome, TTGATGCGGCGATATATAAACGTTCCCATAGGCAAAGCTCTTGTCCCAACATCAAGGCAATGCATAGCCAATATAAAGGCTATAATGGTCGTCTCTGTCGCCTTTGCAGTGCGCAATAGCTTTTTCTAAGGTGGTTTACTAGGCAAGACTGGTTGACTTCTATTGGGGAGGAATAATCTACCACCAGATGTCAAGGTTGTGCGTAGTGGAATGGATAGGGAGAATACACCTGTCATTATTGTAGTCCACCTGTCGGTATCAGACAATGACACTGAATCCTGTTTTCAGTGCGAAAACGTGACCGTGTCGTGTGCCCTTTTTACAGAATGCGCTTTGACTGCACTCTGCTTTGGGGCGAATGTTTAGTGAAGGGCTTTTGCGGGTACTACGGTATTTAAAGGTCTAGAGGATTAGGTGAGATTTTTACTCCCTCTGAGGATTATCTGGGCATTTTCTCTGTTGTAGCCTATCCTGTTACTTTCTGAACAGGGTTCGTTAAACAATCTCTTGTTGACAGTGacttctgtcctgttagggtacAGTCTACGTTTGGCAGTGTGTGTGACTATATTGCATTTACCCATTTGTTCATTGGCTGGTGTTTTAACATGATCCAGTCTATCTCCATGCTGACTGGACAGCGCTCCATACTGTATCTGTCTCCTGGGAGCTGATTGGCTGACCACCAGTAACGTGCCATGACCACGCACAAAGCTGAGTCTGTTGTGTGATGTAGTGAGTAATAATAATGAGGGGGTATTCCACCCCAGGTCTGGTGAACTGCcagcccagtcaccagcccagACAATCACATTTCAGTAGCAAAGTGTGGTGGTTGGCTATCAACATGGTCTCCctctttctaacacacacacacctatacagtCAGTCTCATCTCTGATTGGCAGTCTGACTCTCCCTCAGGGCTGCGGATTGGAAGCTGGACGCCCCTGATTGGACAGGTCGCATGAGAGTGACGGCTCGGGGAAAAGTGGCTTTCATCAAACTGGAGGACAAGATCTCTGGTGAGAGGCCAAATCGTTCCCTAGCCCCTAGCCCAGGGTTACCCAATAGGCGGCCACCAGGCTAAATTTTATTTGGCCCCACAagttttacatttttacaaataattATTTTTGTTCTTGGACACAAaagactgtaaaatcaccaggaaatgCTCAAAATGATTTTAAtgtaggaaatctgttcccaagtactCTCACGCATAAATAGAGAGGCATATGTGATCGTATCCCAATGTAATCCAGTTTTGAAATGattctgtttttgtcaaatactatatctgtttcttgcagtcaatttccagtgtacaaattatttataACTATGTTCCGAGCACCCGCTCAAGGAAAAATTGTCCCACTGCTGAATGTAATTGGGAACTCCTACCCTAGCCCCTAGCCTACCTCAAGGCACTTCTCGTCAGAAGATCATCGTGCCCAATTCCAAATTGTCCCCTGGGCACTTCTTGTTGATCTGAAAGGACTATGTTAACTTCTCCACCTTGCCCTCTGACTCTTGACTCGAACCATGAGTTATAATGCCTGAGTTCTAATTTCCCTCCATCTCTGCAGGGGAGCTGTTTGCACAGGCCCCAGTGGACGAGTACCCTGGCATCGCCATAGAAACCGTCAGTGACTCCAGTCGTTACTTTGTGCTTCGGATCCAGGATGAGAGTGGTGGGTTGTTGGTTGTCATCACTAGTCACCATTTGGCCAAATTAGAAAGGACAGAAGTATCACACACTACTTTCTCACATtttctatttgtatttattatactgaacaaaaatataaacgcaacatgtaaagttttgttcccatgtttcatgagctgaaataaaagaccccagaaatgttccatacgcccaaaaagcttatttatcaaAAGAAAAATGGCACATATTTGTTGACATCCCTTTTAGTGTGCatatctcctttgccaagatgatccatccacctgacaggtgcagcatatcaagaagctgattaaacagaatcggcattacacatgtgcaccttgtgctggtgacaataaaatgccactctaaaatggtcagttttgtcacacaacacaatgccacagatgtctcaagttttgagggagtgtgcaattggcatgctgactgcgggaatgtccatcagagctgttgctttatttatttctctaccataagccgtctccAACTTTGTTTTcgataatttggcagtacatccaaccccCCTCACAACCTCAGTCCATGTTTAAGCAGtccagcccaggacatccacatctggccccttcacctgcgggatagtctgagaccagccacccggacagatgatgaaactgaggagtatttctgtctgtactaaatcaaatcaaaatcaaatcaaatgtatttatatagcccttcgtacatcagctgatatctcaaagtgctgtacagaaacccagcctaaaaccccaaacagcaagcaatgcaggtgtagaagcacggagcccttttgtgaggaaaaacttATTCCGATTGGCTGGAACTGGCACCACAGTGGGCGGgcttggctcccaagtgggtgagcctatgccctcccaggcccatccatggctggacccctgcccaatcatgtgaaattcatagatcaGGGGATAATTAGTTTATTTCAATtgctgatttccttacatgaactgtaactcagtaaaattgttgaaattgttgcatgttgcttttatatttttgttcagtattttttatttatttattttacctttatttaaccaggtaggcaagttgagaacaagttctcatttacaattgcgacctggccaagataaagcaaagcagttcgacagatacaacgacacagagttacacatggagtaaaacaaacatacagtcaataatacagtataaacaagtctatatacaatgtgagcaaatgaggtgagaagggaggtaaaggcaaaaaaggccatggtggcaaagtaaatacaatatagcaagtaaaacactggaatggtagttttgcaatggaagaatgtgcaaagtagaaataaaaataatggggtgcaaaggagcaaaataaataactaaataaaaattaaatacagttgggaaagaggtagttgtttgggctaaattataggtgggctatgtacaggtgcagtaatctgtgagctgctctgacagttggtgcttaaagctagtgagggagataagtgtttccagtttcagagatttttgtagttcgttccagtcattggcagcagagaactggaaggagaggcggccaaagaaagaattggttttgggggtgactagagagatatacctgctggagcgtgtgctacaggtgggagatgctatggtgaccagcgagctgagataagggggactttacctagcagggtcttgtagatgacatggagccagtgggtttggcgacgagtatgaagcgagggccagccaacgagagcgtacaggtcgcaatggtgggtagtatatggggctttggtgataaaacggattgcactgtgatagactgcatccaatttgttgagtagggtattggaggctattttgtaaatgacatcgccaaagtcgaggactggtaggatggtcagttttacaagggtatgtttggcagcatgagtgaaggatgctttgttgcgaaataggaagccaattctagatttaactttggattggagatgtttgatatgggtctggaaggagagtttacagtctaaccagacacctaagtatttgtagttgtccacgtattctaagtcagagccgtccagagtagtgatgttggacaggctggtaggtgcaggtagcgatcggttgaagagcatgcatttagttttacttgtatttaagagcaattggaggccacggaaggagagttgtatggcattgaagcttgcctggagggttgttaacacagtgtccaaagaagggccggaagtatacagaatggtgtcgtctgcgtagaggtggatcagggattcaccagcagcaagagcgacctcattgatgtatacagagaagagagtcggtccaagatttgaaccctgtggcacccccatagagactgccagaggtccggacagcagaccctccgatttgacacactgaactctatcagagaagtagttggtgaaccaggcgagggaattatttgagaaaccaaggctgtcgagtctgccgatgaggatgtggtgattgacagagtcgaaagccttggccagatcaatgaatacggctgcacagtaatgtttcttatcgatggcggttaagatatcgtttaggaccttgagcgtggctgaggtgcacccatgaccagctctgaaaccagattgcatagcagagaaggtatggtgagattcgaaatggtcggtaatctgtttgttgacttggctttcgaagaccttagaaaggcacggtaggatagatataggtctgtagcagtttgggtcaagagtgtccccccccctttgaagagggggatgaccgcagctgctttccaatctttgggtataatagtagtagtagtagtagtagtagtagtagtagtataccaCAGTAATAACAAGGTTTGTGTTGGATCATTTGAGTGTGTAGTATGAAACAGTATTCTACTACAGCATTTGGAGTACTCAATCAGTTGTTTCTCCCTGTGCTATGTCTCTGTTTTAGGATCAGTGTGTGTACCAAGGGATTTGATTTGTAATTTACATTGTTGTTCTTTTCTGGCCTCTGTCTCTCAGGTCGCAGTGCGTTCATAGGCATCGGGTTCGGGGACAGAGGAGACTCGTTTGACTTCAACGTGGCGCTGCAGGACCACTTCAAGTGTGTTGCTCTTACAGCTGTCACAACAGAGATAAAAACTcataacatttgcaaaacaagTGCAGCTCAGAGCTAGAATGTTGACTTCTAACTGACATGAATTAGTAATAGCCTGTCATCTGTTTCACTATATAACTCTCGATTCAATTCAAAGGGGCTGGAAAAcatggaaaacatatgtttatattaccaagtgaaataaacaatcacaaATTAACAGCAAACATTATGCACATAACAtttttcaaaagaataaagatgCTTGAAATGTTATATCTAgccatatctctctgtcccttttgcacactcattctttctctctatctgtttactgtatatctctctctctctctctctctctctctctctctctctctacccctctctctctctctctctctctctctctctctctctcctacctactctctctctctctacctacctacctacctaccctctctctctctctcctctctctacctacctctctctctctctacctacctacctaccccctctctctctctctctctctctctctctctctacatacctctctctctctacctacccctctctccctctctctctttctctctctctctctacctacctacctctctctctctctctctctctacctacctacctctctctctctctctctacctacctctctctctctctacctacctacctgtctctctctctacctacctacctctctctctctctctctctacctacctctctctctctctacctacctacctctgtttctctctctctctctctctctctctctctctctatctacctctctctctctctctctctctacctacccccctctctctctctctctctctctacctacctctctctctctctctctctgtctctctacctatctctgtctctctgtctctctctcaggtgggTGAAACAGGAGCTTGAGATCAGTAAGCAGTCTCAGACCCCAGACAACACTCCTAAACTGGACCTGGGTTTCAAAGAAGGACAGACCATCACTCTCAATATCGGGGTAACTTCCTCAACTCATACCCATAATACTCCTACCATGGTACCATCTGGTTAGCGCTTAACAACTAAAAAGCGAACATGCACGCTTGCACGCACATGTTGCAAAACCATGCTCTGTTTATAAGCTTTGTCAAGCTATCACTCAAACAcctattcctctctccttccttctcacctgtcacccctctctctttctgttcctctctcagcaaggcagaaagagagacaagtCCCGCCCCCAGAGCGCTGGTGGCTTTgggctcctccctcctccccctggcGGTGGTGGTGCCAAGATAGCCCCTCCCCCTATGTCAAGCTCCTCCAATGACAACGAAGGTTTATTCTCAGGGGGAGACTTATTCTCTGCGGGAAGTGACTCGTTTTCAGGGGGTAGTGACACATTTTCAGGAGGAAACAACACATTCTCAGCAGGAAATGACATGTTCTCAGGGGGAAGTAGCACAGGTAGGTGAACAGCATTTTGGGCCACGTTCAGCGAGGTGTAATGCTACTGGTTGTTCAGacagatatacactacatgaccaaaagtatgtggacacctgctcgtcgtacacctcattccaaaatcatggtcattaatatggagttggtcccccctttgctgctataacagcctccacttttctgggaaggctttccactagatgttggaacattgctgcagggacttacttccattcagccacaagagcattagttaggtcaggcactgatgttgggcgattaggcctggctcgtggTCGGCGTTcctattcatccaaaaggtgttcgatggggttgaggtcagggctctgtgcaggccagtcaagttcttccacaccgacctcaacaaaccatttctgtatggacctctctttgtgcactggggcattgtcatgctgaaacaggaaatggccttccgcaaactgttgccacaaagttggaagcacaggattgtctagaatgtcattgtatgctgtagtgttaggATTTCCATTTACTGGAACGAAGGGGCCTAGCATgagccatgaaaaacagccccagacctttattcctcctccaccaaacttgacagttggcactatgcattggagcaggtagcgttctcctggcatcatttgtctgtcggactgccagattgtgaagtGTATTTGTCACtctagagaacgcgtttccactgctccagagtccaatggcagctagctttacaccactccagccaacgcttggcattttgcatggtgatcttagtcttgtgtgcagctgctcggccatggaaacctatttcatgaagctctcgacgaACACTTCctatgctgacgttgcttccagaggcagtttggaacttgttagtgagtgttgcaacagaggacagatgatttttacactctacgctcttcagcactcgccgatcacattctgtgagcttgtgtggcctaccacttcgcgtctGAGCCATTGTTCCTCCTAGAcgtttcaacttcacaataacagcacttacagttgactggggcagctctagcagggttgaaatttgacaaactgccTTTTTGGAAAGGTAGCATCTTATGACAGTGTcgcgttgaaagtcactgagctcttcagtaaggctattctactgccaatgtttgtctatggagaattcatgactgtgtgctcaattttatacacctgtcagcaacgggtgtggctgaagtagctgaatccactaatttgaagggatattcacatatagtgtatataataaacaaaaatataaacacaacatgtaaagtgttggtcccatgtttcataagctgaaataaaatatctcagaaatgttccatatgcacaaaaagcttagtTTTCCAAAAtttgttcacaaatttgtttacatcgatgttagtgagcatttctcttttgccaagatactGCAATTgtaccacctgacaggtgtggcatatcaagaagctgattaataagcatgatcattacacagctgcaccttgtgctggcgacaataaaaggccactctaaaatgtgcagttttgtcacacaaaatgacacagatgtttcaagttttgagggagtgtggaattggcatgctgactgcaggaatgtccaccagagctgttgccagagaattgaatgttcatttttctaccataagccgtcccccattgttttagagaatttggcagtacgtctaaccggcctcacaaccgcagaccacgcataaccacgccagcccagaaccttcacatccggcttcttcacctgtggggtCGTCttagaccagccacctggacagctgatgataTTGagcagtatttctgtctgtaattaagcccttttgtggggaaaactctgattgactgggcctggctcccaagtgggtgggcctatgtcctCACATGCCCACCTATGGCTGTGCCCCTGGCctctcatgtgaaatccatagattagggcctaatttatttatttcaattgactgatttccatatatgatctgtaactcattaaaatcattaaaattgctgcatgttgcgtttatatttttgttcagtatagatctgCTCTGGCATGTAGATCAGGGAAGATGTCAGCTCCATACAAGACAATTCTATGTGCAACGTTCAGAGCGTTGTGTTCTCCTGAATGCAACCCTGGTTTTATATTGCTGCTTCTGATTCATCTGTTTGTTTATCTTGTTCGGTTACCCTAGTAACTGCtttttctgtatagcactttttGCTACCATTGTTGAAGACTATTTTTACAGTTCCCCAAACCATGCTGTGAATTCATTTGACTGAAGGGAAAAAGTGTATGTTTTATAAGCCACTGTGTAATTAGGTTAAGGATTGAATGGGGCCCTGCGTGTTTTTTCTTTTCGTTTTATGAGCTAACCAAGAAAAAAGGCTATTGTCGTTAGAGTATGAATGTAGAGAAAGCAGTAGAGGGTGTGTATTGAAGGGTTTGATGTGTGTTGTCTCCATAGAAATCCTATTACATTAGTTTCCTAATTCCTAATTCTGTCATTGTCTCTGTTCACAGGCTGTTTGTTAGACCTGGACAGCAGTAACTCCAACTCTGTGGTGCAGCCGGACCCCAACCCTGCAGGCGGCTCGGACATGTGGGGAGACTTCTCTGCCCCAGAAAAGTAAAGGGAAaatcctctctctttcatccttttctctcttctttcattAATCTGTTCCCCCCATTAATGCTCTCCTCTTTTTCCCCATAATGCAGGTCAATGTCTCCTCTCGCCAACGATGATGGTTCCACCAACTGGCAGCAGTTCTGAGGCCATCCCACAATCCCTTTCACTTGACCTTcacctgacctttaacccctgacTAGAGGAGGATTCCAGCAGAACACTGTATATTATCACCTCAACCTcagtgtactctctctctctcttccccctctctttatttttctctctctcacccctcccctactctcttcacccctctcctggCTTCCTCTCCTTACCATCCTCTCCTTCTACATCTTTCCCTCTCAGCCCCAACactacactctctcc contains:
- the LOC112237488 gene encoding adaptin ear-binding coat-associated protein 1; its protein translation is MATEGEYESILCVKPDVNVYRIPPRASNRGVRAADWKLDAPDWTGRMRVTARGKVAFIKLEDKISGELFAQAPVDEYPGIAIETVSDSSRYFVLRIQDESGRSAFIGIGFGDRGDSFDFNVALQDHFKWVKQELEISKQSQTPDNTPKLDLGFKEGQTITLNIGQGRKRDKSRPQSAGGFGLLPPPPGGGGAKIAPPPMSSSSNDNEGLFSGGDLFSAGSDSFSGGSDTFSGGNNTFSAGNDMFSGGSSTGCLLDLDSSNSNSVVQPDPNPAGGSDMWGDFSAPEKSMSPLANDDGSTNWQQF